The following DNA comes from Methanosarcina vacuolata Z-761.
CAGACAAAAGATCAGGAAATAATGCTTACCAGAAATGACGCTTACTGGGGAAATAAGTCTCTTCTTGATAAGGTTATTTTTAAAGTTATCCCTGATCCTTCTACGCAGGTTATGGCGTTTGAGAACGGGGAACTGGATATGATTATCAAGGTTCCAGAGTATGATGTCAATAGGCTTGAAGCCAAAAAAGGTATCCAGGTTCAAAGGAAGCTAAGTACCTTTACGGATTTCCTGCAATTCAATTGCGATAAAACTCCTTTTAACGACACAAAAGTACGCCAGAGTGTTGCCTATTCAATAGATACCAACGCCCTGGTGAACGATGTTCTTAACGGCGTTGGAAAACCGGCAGAGGGAAGGCCGTATTTCCCCAATATGATGTACTCTGACCCTGACCTGAAAACATATTCTCAAGACCTTGATAAATCAAAGGCTCTACTTAAAGAAGCAGGATGGGAAGATTCCAATGGGGATGGAATTCTAGAAAAAGATGGAAGTCCCTTGAATTGTACCTTGCTTGTGAGTAAGGGTGCATGGGCAGCCAGACATACTCTTATGGCTCAGGTTGTACAGGAAGACCTCAGGAAAATAGGAATGAATGTGGAAATTCAAGTACTTGATGAGGGAGCGATCAGCAAACTAGAAGGTGCGGGAAACTTTGGCATGATACTAAGAACTGGCTATTTTGTCTGGGGCCCCTATCCAAAACACTTCTTTATTCACTATTCTAAAAGTCCTTACTCCCACTACCACAATGAAACCTATGACCAGCTTGTAGATGCAGCAGATTCGACCATAGATTCGCAGAAGCAGAAGGAACTCTATTACGCTCTACAGGCTTTTGTAATAAAAGAAGTCCCTGCTTTCTATCTTGTACATGAAGAAAAGGTAGTAGCAACCGGCCCTTCTGTAAAAGGCTTTGTGATAACAGCAGAAGATCCCTGGCTGGACCTTTCTGGAGTTTATCTTGAAAGAAAGTAAATTCAAACAAGGTTCCGAAAGGATGAAACATTAAAAAACTTCACATACAGGAAGATAAACCTTAAAATAGAAATTCACAGACGGGAAGATAAACCTTAAAATGGAATGTCTGAGAGCATCAGAAGTTAAGAGACCGATATCAGAAAATGACAGAAACGTAAGAAGAATACCTATGTGGAAGTACATTGCAAAGCGCTTGGCCATGGTGTTAGTAGTAATATCAGGGGTTACTCTTGTTTCTTTTTTTGCTATGTACCTTGCGCCAGGAGATCCTGCTGAGCTCATAGCTCTTGAGAGATATGGACAGGATCTCGATGCAAGCCAGATTGAATCCGTCAGGGAAGCAGAAGGACTTGATGCTCCTGTTTATTTCCAGTACTTTATATGGCTGGATCATCTCTTGCATCTTGATCTTGGGAGATCTATTATAACCTCTGATGAGGTCCTTGAAGAAATTCTTTTGAAGTTACCGGCAACTATAGAACTTACAGTTGCAGGCTTATTAATCTCTCTCCTAATCGCCTTACCTATAGGAATTCTGAGCGCTCTCCAGAAAAATACTCTGCTTGATAATTGTTGCGCGTTTTTTTCCCTGATAGGTATTTCCATCCCTAACTTCTGGCTTGGAATTCTTCTGATCTGGCTTTTTTCCCTGACTCTTCATATTTTTCCTAGCTATGGGCATGGAAGCCTGAATCACCTTGCTCTTCCTGCTCTAACCCTTGGAATTTCAATGTCTTCAGTTACGGCCAGACTTACCCGAGCTAGCCTTATGGAGGTGATGGAGAAGGAATATATTTTGGCTGCACGTGCCAGAGGGTTTGATGAGTATACTATCCTTTTACGGCATGCACTGAAAAATGCCTTACTCCCAGTTGTTACATTTGCAGGAATGCAATTGGGTTATCTTCTTGGAGGAGCTGTTATTGTGGAAACAATTTTCTCTTGGCCAGGTATCGGAAAACTTCTTGTTGACTCGATCTTTGCAAGAGACTTCTCTATGGTTCAGGGATGTGTTCTTTTTATCGCAGTGCTCTTTTCTCTTTCCAGCCTTGCAGTAGATATATTGTATGCAGTGCTTGACCCGAGAATCAGGTATGACATGTATGATTGAAAATATAAAAATGGCTGAAAAACTTTCTATGAATAAAAAAAGGCTAAGTCTATGGCTAAGTCTATGGGAGTTTAAAAAAAACAGACTTGCGCTCTTTGGCATTTTGTTTATTGCTATCCTGTGTTTTCTGGCCCTATTTGCTCCCTATATCTCTCCAAATGATCCTTTTGTCCAGAGACTTGATAAACAATTTCTTGGCCCCTGTCGTGAATACCCTTTAGGAACTGATGAATTTGGGCGCTGCATTTTTTCAAGAGTAATTTATGGCACACGTATCTCTCTTGGCATTGGAATTCTCGTTGTTGCAGTTACATCCATTGCAGGTACCTCTCTGGGGTTGCTTTCAGGGTACAAAGGAGGCCTTTTTGATGAAATCCTTATGAGAGGTGTAGACGTGATGCTGGCTTTTCCCAATATCATTCTTGCCCTTATGATAGCAGGACTGCTGGGACCGGGGTTTTTAAGTGTCGTCCTTTCTCTTTCCCTTACTCAATGGCCTGTTTATGCAAGGCTTGTACGTGGACAGGTTCTCTCTTTAAAAAAGAGAGATTTTGTGGAAGCGGCAAGGGCTCTTAGACCCTCAAATTTCTACATCATGCGAAAACATATACTTCCAAACTGCATGGAGCCTGTAATCGTTCTTGGGACTCTTGAGATTGCCCATGTAATAATCTTTGCCTCCGCTCTGAGTTTTCTAGGACTTGGAATCCAGCCTCCGACGCCTGAATGGGGCTCTATGCTCAAATCCGGAATTCCATACCTGCGCATATCTCCTCACCTTTGTTTTATTCCAGGTCTCATGATTATGCTTACAGTTTTTGCTTTCAATTTTGCAGCAGACGGACTAAGGGCCAGCTTGGGACAGGCTGCTAAACAGGAGGTGCTGGA
Coding sequences within:
- a CDS encoding ABC transporter substrate-binding protein — encoded protein: MDRNFKLILLTCMLLAVIGASACIGGEKDETAKGDSLGENSQDLVVGISSDVNNWYLDKFADGDARFVWSQVYETLVRLDSNLNITPGLAESWETTDNGTTWLFHLRKNVTFHDGTPFNADSVVFSYSNKSYVRQAVLKPIKSIEALDNYTVKFVLQKPMPLPFYLTHVAWPIMGLGCLDKAGNFVKPVGTGPFKFESQTKDQEIMLTRNDAYWGNKSLLDKVIFKVIPDPSTQVMAFENGELDMIIKVPEYDVNRLEAKKGIQVQRKLSTFTDFLQFNCDKTPFNDTKVRQSVAYSIDTNALVNDVLNGVGKPAEGRPYFPNMMYSDPDLKTYSQDLDKSKALLKEAGWEDSNGDGILEKDGSPLNCTLLVSKGAWAARHTLMAQVVQEDLRKIGMNVEIQVLDEGAISKLEGAGNFGMILRTGYFVWGPYPKHFFIHYSKSPYSHYHNETYDQLVDAADSTIDSQKQKELYYALQAFVIKEVPAFYLVHEEKVVATGPSVKGFVITAEDPWLDLSGVYLERK
- the nikB gene encoding nickel ABC transporter permease, whose translation is MECLRASEVKRPISENDRNVRRIPMWKYIAKRLAMVLVVISGVTLVSFFAMYLAPGDPAELIALERYGQDLDASQIESVREAEGLDAPVYFQYFIWLDHLLHLDLGRSIITSDEVLEEILLKLPATIELTVAGLLISLLIALPIGILSALQKNTLLDNCCAFFSLIGISIPNFWLGILLIWLFSLTLHIFPSYGHGSLNHLALPALTLGISMSSVTARLTRASLMEVMEKEYILAARARGFDEYTILLRHALKNALLPVVTFAGMQLGYLLGGAVIVETIFSWPGIGKLLVDSIFARDFSMVQGCVLFIAVLFSLSSLAVDILYAVLDPRIRYDMYD
- the nikC gene encoding nickel ABC transporter permease subunit NikC is translated as MTCMIENIKMAEKLSMNKKRLSLWLSLWEFKKNRLALFGILFIAILCFLALFAPYISPNDPFVQRLDKQFLGPCREYPLGTDEFGRCIFSRVIYGTRISLGIGILVVAVTSIAGTSLGLLSGYKGGLFDEILMRGVDVMLAFPNIILALMIAGLLGPGFLSVVLSLSLTQWPVYARLVRGQVLSLKKRDFVEAARALRPSNFYIMRKHILPNCMEPVIVLGTLEIAHVIIFASALSFLGLGIQPPTPEWGSMLKSGIPYLRISPHLCFIPGLMIMLTVFAFNFAADGLRASLGQAAKQEVLDR